One region of Hydrogenobaculum sp. Y04AAS1 genomic DNA includes:
- a CDS encoding pitrilysin family protein — protein MENFTYHDPKSDFDIVAINIFLKDGAMDEPIKGLTNITTSLMGKKTTSKTSQEINEIFESVGGFLRFKTYGDFINISIATKKHVLKEATKTLKEVLTDSIFEEDALEIEKQHALSTIKSRRERPFDFAFDNLRKILYKNTPYEISSLGTEDSVKSISLEDVKKRYADILTQEPIISVVGDNLENEDIETIKRISDVFSKSQETKPINVCPKVDNSDVLDIERGGTQASVMCGYDAPLPIDKNEYFAFKVLNAILGNGMSSVLFKILREEKGYAYAVNSSISTNIYCSKMIAYIGTSVEKSQSALEDLNDIIKNLEIDEEDITLAKQKLIGNFSLEHQTRFSKSYTMGYYELIGLGKDAVFDYENLVNKVSKEDIEHVYKTYINHHKCVVVK, from the coding sequence ATGGAAAACTTTACATACCATGATCCAAAATCTGATTTTGATATAGTAGCTATAAACATCTTTTTAAAAGATGGTGCTATGGATGAGCCTATAAAAGGCCTTACAAACATCACCACATCACTAATGGGTAAAAAAACCACTTCTAAAACATCACAAGAGATAAACGAGATTTTTGAATCTGTAGGCGGGTTTTTGAGATTTAAAACCTACGGAGATTTTATAAATATATCGATAGCCACAAAAAAACATGTGCTAAAAGAAGCTACAAAAACCCTTAAAGAAGTACTAACAGATAGCATATTTGAAGAAGATGCGTTAGAAATAGAAAAACAACACGCACTATCTACTATAAAATCAAGAAGAGAAAGACCTTTTGATTTTGCTTTTGATAATTTAAGAAAAATACTTTACAAAAATACACCCTATGAGATATCAAGCTTAGGCACTGAAGATAGTGTAAAAAGTATATCCCTTGAAGATGTTAAAAAAAGATACGCCGATATATTAACCCAAGAACCTATAATAAGCGTAGTAGGAGATAACTTAGAAAATGAAGATATTGAAACTATAAAACGCATATCTGATGTTTTTTCTAAAAGCCAAGAAACAAAGCCTATAAATGTATGTCCTAAAGTAGATAACTCCGATGTACTTGATATAGAAAGAGGCGGAACCCAAGCTAGCGTTATGTGTGGATACGATGCTCCTTTGCCAATAGATAAAAATGAGTATTTTGCTTTTAAAGTACTAAATGCAATCCTTGGAAACGGTATGAGCTCTGTACTTTTTAAGATTTTAAGAGAAGAAAAAGGTTATGCGTATGCGGTAAATAGCTCTATTTCTACAAATATTTATTGCTCTAAGATGATAGCTTATATAGGAACATCTGTAGAAAAATCTCAAAGCGCTTTAGAAGACCTTAACGACATCATCAAAAACCTTGAAATCGATGAAGAGGATATAACACTTGCCAAACAAAAGCTAATAGGTAATTTTTCTTTGGAGCATCAAACGAGGTTTAGCAAATCTTACACTATGGGATATTATGAGCTTATAGGGCTTGGTAAAGATGCAGTTTTTGATTACGAAAATCTTGTAAACAAAGTCTCCAAAGAAGACATAGAGCATGTTTATAAAACATATATAAATCATCACAAATGCGTAGTGGTTAAATAG
- a CDS encoding NAD(P)/FAD-dependent oxidoreductase, with translation MKEYDIVIFGAGSGGYEAMLHAKRYGMHVAMIDISEKTIGGNCLNRGCIPSKYMRFGAKLREHLSRGIKYGIKINSQDIDWLAFKEHRDNAVSDIRESFKAYAKSLKIDIYYGKGRFKDNNTIETTKEDVIKGKYILLSTGSSVVSILHYDKTKFKIYNTDTIWGITEKPKSVLIVGAGVVGVEFAYIFRMYDIDVYLVDISKRIIPSESEDSASYLSKKLKSLGVKIFTSNTIENLIEEDGKRKAILKDGTIIEYDIILEAVGRAPNTKDIGIENTDIALTEKGYVKIDEYAKTSVNHIYACGDVTSPLMLAHKSMYEGRTAVAHINNDAEKLDYKLVPKIIYSAYEIASFGINIDQAEDMELDYEVGTATFAKNPKAIIDDEAEGYAKVIYDANTKEILGAEILGPQAGELIHQVVHIVKAGKDVEFLSRCMYTHPSLSETVVTSSQKKLL, from the coding sequence ATGAAAGAATATGACATAGTTATATTTGGAGCCGGGTCTGGTGGTTATGAAGCTATGCTCCATGCCAAAAGATACGGCATGCACGTTGCTATGATAGATATATCAGAAAAAACCATAGGTGGCAATTGCCTAAATAGAGGCTGTATACCATCCAAATATATGAGATTTGGTGCTAAACTAAGAGAGCATCTTTCAAGGGGTATAAAATACGGTATCAAGATAAACAGCCAAGATATAGACTGGCTTGCTTTTAAAGAGCATAGGGACAACGCCGTCAGCGACATAAGGGAAAGTTTCAAAGCTTATGCTAAAAGCTTAAAAATAGATATATACTATGGAAAAGGTAGATTTAAAGACAACAACACTATAGAAACCACAAAAGAAGATGTAATAAAAGGCAAATATATACTTCTTTCTACTGGTTCTTCTGTGGTTAGCATACTTCACTACGACAAAACAAAGTTTAAAATATACAACACGGATACCATCTGGGGTATCACAGAAAAACCAAAATCAGTTCTCATAGTAGGGGCTGGTGTAGTGGGTGTGGAATTTGCATATATATTTAGAATGTATGATATAGATGTATATTTGGTAGATATTTCAAAAAGAATAATACCTTCAGAATCAGAAGATAGCGCTTCTTATCTTAGTAAAAAGCTTAAAAGCTTAGGTGTAAAGATATTTACTTCAAATACCATAGAAAATCTTATAGAAGAAGATGGTAAAAGAAAAGCTATTTTAAAAGACGGCACTATCATAGAATACGATATTATATTGGAAGCTGTTGGAAGGGCCCCAAACACAAAAGACATAGGTATAGAAAATACAGACATAGCTCTTACAGAAAAAGGATATGTAAAAATAGATGAATACGCCAAAACATCTGTAAACCATATATACGCCTGCGGTGATGTGACATCGCCTTTGATGCTTGCTCATAAATCTATGTACGAAGGAAGAACCGCTGTAGCCCATATAAACAACGATGCAGAAAAATTAGATTATAAGCTTGTGCCAAAGATTATATACTCAGCTTATGAAATTGCATCTTTTGGTATAAATATAGATCAAGCAGAAGATATGGAACTAGATTATGAAGTTGGTACTGCCACCTTTGCTAAAAACCCAAAAGCTATTATAGACGATGAAGCCGAAGGATACGCAAAGGTAATATACGATGCCAACACAAAAGAGATTTTAGGAGCAGAAATACTGGGACCTCAGGCTGGAGAGCTAATTCATCAAGTGGTACACATAGTAAAAGCTGGAAAAGACGTAGAGTTTTTGTCAAGATGCATGTATACTCATCCTTCTTTATCTGAAACTGTTGTTACGTCTTCTCAGAAAAAACTTTTATGA